CTGACTGAAATATGGAACTCGCCACATATCCGAATCCAATCCTGCGCGCTCACGCCGCAGCCCTCCCGGCTGTAAGCAAGGCGGAACGCCGCCTGATGCTGCGCATGCTGAAGCATATGCGGCGATGGCAGGGCATCGGTCTTGCGGCCCCGCAGATAGGCCGCTCTCAGCAGCTGTTTGTTGCCGAGGTTGAGGGGAACGTTCTGATGCTTGCCAACCCGGAGATCCTTGAAGACCGCGGCACCGAGGAAATGGCGGAAGGATGCTTGAGCCTTCCCGGAACGATGGTCAGGGTCCGGCGGTCGGCTTTCGTCTGGGTACGCGGGCTCAACGAAGAGAACCGGCCCGTCGAGCACAAGATTCAGGGACTAATAGCACGAGTTGTGCAACACGAATTCGATCATCTGCATGGAAAACTCATCACTGACTACGGCCCCGCTCTGGCCCCGGACGAGGTGTTGAGGGCGGGCGGGACGACATGACCCCAATCCACAAATACCTTTTTGGCCCGGTCCCTTCCCGGCGTTTTGGGCGCTCACTCGGGGTAGACCTCCCCCCGCTCAAGACCTGCACGCTGGACTGCGTTTTCTGCCAACTCGGACACACATCCCACAAGACCATGGAGCGCAAAGAATACGCGCCGATCCCGGAGGTGGAGTCGGAACTCGCCCATTGGCTCCAGGATGGCGGAAAGGCCGACTACATCACGCTGTCAGGCTCGGGCGAGCCGACCCTGCATTCAGGCTTCGGCACGATACTGCAGTTCATCAAGAAGGAGATGCCTTTCCCGTCTGTCCTTCTCTCCAACGGCACGCTGTTCTGGCTACCCGAAGTCCGCACAGCGGCCTGCGCCGCCGACATCGTCAAGCTGTCGCTCAGCGCCTGGGACATGGATTCCTTCCGGCGGGTCAATCGCCCGCATGAGGATCTGAGTTTCGACCGCTGTGTCGAGGGGTTGCGCGACTTCCGCAAGGAGTTCCGAGGGAATCTTTGGCTGGAGGTCTTTCTCATCGAGGGGATCAACTCCCTCGCCGAGGACGTGAAGAAGATCGCCCGGATCGCTGAGTCCATTGCCCCGGATGAAATCCATCTCAACACGGCTGTTCGACCGCCCGCGGAGCAATCCGTGTCATCCGTTGATCGCGGCACCATGGAAGAGCTCGCCGGCCTCTTCCAGCCGCGAGCCACGATCATCGCGGGCTTCCCCACCCGCTGTGGCGCGAACATCGAGGCCAACGAGGACCGCATTCTGGACATGCTTCGCCGACGCCCCTGTACGGCGCTCCAGATCCAGGAGGCCTTCGGCATGCATGTGAACGAGGTCTCGAAATACGTGGGCGACCTGGTGCGGG
The genomic region above belongs to Kiritimatiellia bacterium and contains:
- the def gene encoding peptide deformylase, producing the protein MELATYPNPILRAHAAALPAVSKAERRLMLRMLKHMRRWQGIGLAAPQIGRSQQLFVAEVEGNVLMLANPEILEDRGTEEMAEGCLSLPGTMVRVRRSAFVWVRGLNEENRPVEHKIQGLIARVVQHEFDHLHGKLITDYGPALAPDEVLRAGGTT
- a CDS encoding radical SAM protein, translating into MTPIHKYLFGPVPSRRFGRSLGVDLPPLKTCTLDCVFCQLGHTSHKTMERKEYAPIPEVESELAHWLQDGGKADYITLSGSGEPTLHSGFGTILQFIKKEMPFPSVLLSNGTLFWLPEVRTAACAADIVKLSLSAWDMDSFRRVNRPHEDLSFDRCVEGLRDFRKEFRGNLWLEVFLIEGINSLAEDVKKIARIAESIAPDEIHLNTAVRPPAEQSVSSVDRGTMEELAGLFQPRATIIAGFPTRCGANIEANEDRILDMLRRRPCTALQIQEAFGMHVNEVSKYVGDLVRARRIRPEWRGGEIYFKACDGKGNER